agcccctcaaagtaatgcatcccctcaaacgaagtcagcccctcaaactaaggcaccccttcaaactaatgcagtacctcaaactaatgcagtacctcaaattaaggcagtcccttaaactaaagcagcccctcaatccaaagtAGCCCCTCaatttaatgcagcccctcaaaataatgcatccccgcaaaataatgcatcccctctaactaaggcactccttcaaacttatgcagcccctcaaactaaggcagctcctcaatctaagtcagcacctcaaactaaggctggccctcaatctaaggcagcacctgaaactgaggcagaccctcaatctaaggctgcctcccaaactaatgcagcgtcacaaactgaggcagcccctcaaactaatgcagcccctcaatctgaggcaacacctcaaactgaggcagaccctcaatcttaggcagcctcccaaactaatgcagcgtcacaaactgaggcagccccgtaaactaatgCAGACCCCTCCATCAGAGCTCCTGAACCCCCTCCCCCTGACCTCCTGTCCCGTTCCCCCTGTACTCCTGCCACCTCCccttgagctcctgtccccctcctcctGAGCTCATGTCCCCCCTCCATCTGAGCTCCTGTCCCGCCtccacctgagctcctgtccccgtcCCCCTGAGCTTCTGCCCCCTTTCCCTGAGCTCCTGCCcactccccctgagctcctgaaCACCTCACCCCACCTCCTGTCCCCCTGACACTGAGCTCCTGTCCGCCtccacctgagctcctgtcccccaccCCTGAGCTCCTGCACCCTCTCCCACGAGCTCCTGTCGCATCTCCCCTGAGCTCTTATACCCCTCCGCCCGagattcttccccctcccccgaaCTTCTGTCCCCCTGAGCACATGACCCctctccccttgttcctgtccactCCGCTGTGCTCTTCCTTCctgatctcctcttccccctcccctgagctcctgtccccctcccccagagCTCCTGTCCCCCATCCATCTGAGATCCTGTTCCGCCTCCCCCAGACCTCCTGTCCCCGTCCCCCTGAACTCCTTCCACCTCCTCCTGAGCTCCGGTCCCACTCCTCCTGATCTCTTGTCCCCCCTCCGTCAGAGCTCCTGTCCCGCCTCCCCCTGACTCCTGGCCCCTCCCCCTGAGCGCCTGCCCACTCCTCCTGAGCTCTTGTCTCCCTTCCATCTGCGCTCCTGTCCCGGCTCTCCCTGACCTCCTGTCCCCGTCCCCCTgaactcctgagctcctgtccccctcctcctGAGCTCTTGACCCCCCTCCGTCTGAACTCCTGTCCCGCCTCCCCCTGACTCCTAGCCCCCTCACCCTGAGCTCCTGGCACCCGgaccctgagctcctgtcctcccTCCGTCTGAGCTCCTGTCCCGCCTCCCTCTGAAcccctgtccccgtccccctgaGCACCTGTCCCCATCCCCCTGTGATCCTgcccctccccctgagctcctgtccccctcctcctgagctcctgtccccccatCTGAGCTCCAGTCCCGCCTCACCCTGGGCTCCTGTCCCCGTaaccctgagctcctgtcctccgCCCCCGAGTTCCTACCCCCTCCATTGAGCTCTTGACCACCACCCCCGagatcctgtccccctcccctgagctcctgtcccacttGCTCTGAGCCCATATCCCCCTCCCTCCGagcacctctccccacccccgagCTCCTGTCCCACCTCTCTGAGCTCCTGCCCTCCTTGCCAtgagctcctgtcccccctcccctcagcTCCTGTCCCACGAgctcctgtcccactcccctgaccTCCTGCCCCCTTGCCCAGAGCTCTGTCCCCCTCCTGCAAGGTTCTCTccacctcccctgagctcctgtccccctcctgtaccctcccctgagctcctgttccCCCCGAGCTCTTGTTCCCCTCCACTGAGCTCTTGTCCTCCACCCCCGAGATCGTGTCCCCCTCCCCTGACTTCCTATACCCCTCCCCTGAGCTGCTGTCCTCCTCCCCCGAGATcctgccccctcccctgagctcatgTCCCACTTGCCCTCAGCCCTTATCCCCCTCCTTCCTAGCTCCTCTTCCCAACCCCCGAGCTCCTGTCCCACTCCTCTGAGCTCCTGTCCCACTTGCACTGAGCTCTTGTCCCCCactccctgagctcctgtcccattGAGCTCCTGTTCCCCtaccctgagctcctgccccccttGCCCAGAGCTTTGACCCCCACCCCCGAGCTCCTCTCCACCTGCATTGAACTCCTGTCCCCGTCCTGTCGAACTCCTGTATCCCTCCCACGAGCTCCTGTCCCACCCCACCTAGCTCCTGACCCCCCCTAAGCTCTTGTACTCCTCCCCCCGTGCGCTTGTCACCTCCGCTGAGCTCTtcccccctgagctcctgtcccccctccACTGAGCTCTTGTCCCCCTCCCCCTGATCTCTTGTCCCCCACCCCATGAACTCTTGTCCCCCACACCTGAGCTCCTGCCCCTCCCCCtgtgctcctgtccccctcccctgaactcctgtccccctcccccgagctcctgtcccttccccctgagctcctgtccctctcccctgaGCTCTTGCCCCCTCCCCAGAACTGCTGTCCCATTCCCCCCGAGCTCATGTCCCCTTCCACCCGAGCCCCTTTCCCCCAAGCTCCTGTCCCCTTCCCTCTGAGCTGCTGTGCCCTCCCCTCGAGCCCCTGTCTGCCTGAACCCCTATCCCCCTTCCCCCGATCGCCTGTCCCCTCCCCGCCTGTCCCGTTGAGCTCCTGTCCGCCTCTCCCGAACTACTTTCCCTCTTCCACCAAACTCCTGACCCCTTCACCCAAGCAAAAGAGGGAAACTGCCTGATTCAGACAGACAGAGTAGGAGAGCAAGCGATGAACAGTGGGCGAATaagttaatagaggaatagagggtGGCGTGACAGTAGGAGAGACAGAGCATGAGCGATTGAAAGAGAGCGAGAAGGGGCATGAGAGAGAGAATCAAAAATAGGAAGAGAGAGCAGGCGAtgggaatgagagagaaagagagagagtcaaaaTCAGAGCGAGTGTAATGAATGTCACACTGACAGAGCATGAGAGAGCGAGAgtttgagggacagagagagactgaaggaatgAGACAAAGTGGAAAAGTGAGAGGGACTGCAAGTCCGATAGACAAagcatgagaaagagagagaatgatgggaatgtgagaggaagagagagagacaattGGAATGTGGGAGAATGCGTACCGAAAGTTAGACTGGCAGAGCACAAGAGaacgagaggcagagtgagagagagagatagaaggagcgagacattcagagattgagacagacagggaatgagagcgagtgggaatgagagagaggatgagagacagagagaaagagcggaAAGGGAGAGCAAAAGAGGCAGAACTAAAATGCAACagacagagaatgaaagagaggcagacagacagatagggccgcaggggggagagactgagagagagagagaatgagcgtcATACTGACcgagcatgtgtgtgtgtcagaccgagagagagagagaaagagagagagagagggagagggagagagagacagagagagagagggggagagagagacagagagagagagagggagagagagagacagacagacagagagagagagatagagacagagagaacggTACAGACAGACAgggaaactgagagagggaaaacgAGAGGGGGAATGAGTGATGCAGGCAGCgcacgaaagagagagacagacagtgaatgAAAAACAGTCAACCCGACAAACAGGGATGAGAGAGCGACATAGAGACCCGGAATAATACTCTGGGGCATGAAATCTATACCCACAATGCCACCTGATGATatttaatttcaattcattaattaaTATTAACCTGGAATTGGAAGATCGCCTCAGCAATGAACCTCTCATTGATTGTTATAaaattccatctggttcactaatgccctttagaaaaggaaatctgctggtctgccCTAGGAATGTTTCAGCGGGATAGACAGAGCATGCAAGAGAGAGACTCTGTGACAGGGAATAAAGGTAGTGTGAATGAGAGCATGATTGACAGAGAAAATGTGCGAGATGGAGAGATGGAATGAGCAGAAGGGAGAAGGGAATGACAGTCCGACAGAGCATGAGAAAGTGATGGAATGAGCAAAGacgagagagggaaggaaagagaaaCAGGCAGTGAATGAAAGAGATAGACAACGATTGAGAGTAGAACAGGCAGtacgagagagagaatgagagggactgaGACCCGAACAATCAGACATACAAAGAGAGATCTGGAGCTGTTTTAGTTCAATGTGAGGGTTTGAGCTGTGTGTAGAATTGACCTGTGTCACTGGTTCATTTCCCAGTCCCAGGTGGAGCCTATGAGCGGGATCAAATATttgcaaactgcagtaatgttgccGACAAGGACTTGGAGTTAAAGATATTTAATCAGTAAAACAGGTCACCTCGTCAAATCAGTTCTATCCTGGATTAACCTGTCAATGGACAGGGAACAAAGGGAGCAGATTGAGAGACATCTCAAAGTGTTACAGACTCAgtgggtgaagcaaactgctgatctGGGGTGTTTCTGGGTGGGAGGGGACTCAGTCCCAATTACAAACCCTCCTCCCTCACGCTCTCCAGGGGAAGGGATATCTCTCCGCCtgttgtgtgtgggttgtgtgctctcaGTGTCTCTTTGTCTCCACCTTTATCAATTAAATTCTTTCACTTTCTCAGCGGGATTTGTTTGTGATGGGTTGTTTCTGAGAGAATATCAGAATAACTGAGAGAGGAAGGTCTTGGATCTCCGTGTACCTTTTCTTATGAATATCTTGCTTTGATTTATCTAAATTCTTCTCTTCCCTCTCTTCCTGGTGACATTTCTTTTACTTTGATAACTGTAATGATAAGATGCTTAAAGGGAATGAAAGAGATTTGGGATGAAATTTTTATTGGACAGGATCTTCCTCTGCTTTGGTCAAAGACCTACACCCTGAGGCAGCAATCGATGGGACTCTGTTTGTTTGTGTATGTTAATTATACCATTGGTGAATTTTCTCTCCCAGACTCTGGGGTTCATCGCCTCGGTTACATGTGCTCCTGTTGGATTTCGGTCCTTGAGTTTGAAAGGGGTTTAAAGCTTCGGTTAATTTAAACCTGGCCTTTCAATATGCCACAAACATGTTAATCCACGATGCAGGATAGTAAGTGTTCACCCCGACAGAGACGAGATCGAAGTCATCAATGAGAACCCATGTGAATGTTTCTTATAATTTTTGAATAATGCTTCTGTTTCCGGGCAATTGAATGAAGTCAATGCTTAAGGGATATGCACGgagtgcgaccattttaagtgattgTACACTGCGACCATTTTTAGTGATATGCACTGCGGACATTTTAAGTGATATATATGTCAAACATTTTAATTGATATGCATTGCGTCCATTTAAAGTGActtgcagtgcgaccattttaattGACAGGCAGAGTGACCATTTTAGGTGATATGctgtgcggccattttaaatgatatgcagtgTGACCATTTAAGTGATATACTGCGCGGCCACTTAAAGTGAAAGGCACTGTGTCCATTCTATGTGATATGCAGTACGGCAATATTAAGCAATATGCAGTGTGACCATGTTAATTAACATGCAATGCAACCACTTTAAGTAATAAGTACTGTGATCATTTATAGTGATATGCTGTACAAATATGTGATGCGATTTTCAGTGTGGACAATCTTAAACGATATGGAGTGCAATCCTTGTGAGTGATATGTACTGcgtccattttaagtgatatgcagtgaaACAATTTTGAGTGATCTTTCAAGTGTTGGATAAGTGGTTTATTTTTAAAGGCTTCATCGTCAAACTGAAGAAactttggaccagtttttttttattcaaagGAGAACTGAAATAATTGGTATGGcagcaatgtttactggttgttacatgactcccaaattgtttaaaaatggagcagAAGCCCTTGCAACACGGGATGTTGTGGGCAGATAAGCGACAGGTGTCTCTTGATAGGACATGCCTGGAACAGCAGCGGGCGCCTGAAAGGACAGCAAAACTCACAACTTTTCGTTGTAGAGTCACTGCGGTTTACTTTCTGGAATGAGAAAAAGTTAGCCTGTCGCTGAAGATGTGTCAATTAAGGGGAGAAGATGACAACCCTGCTTGTTTTCTAGCAACTCTCTAAAAGACACGGAGAAGTCCACTGTGGCAATTCATGTCGTCTCCGATCTTTGAAAAAAGCCTGCCGACCtacttctcaatgccacctgagaaGAACTGTTCTAAACGATCCCAGCGACTCATCTATGTTTACTCAGAAGTTAGTCTGTATGTCAGTATTCGAACACAATACAGCTATCTCATCTACTGTTTTCATAAGAAATGAGCAAATATTCAATCCAaatgtttttgtctgtaacagagataTGAATCGCAAAAAAAAAATACCTTTTTATTTTTGGGGTTAACCAGTTTATGGATGTATGTGCCtgtatgagtgtgaggggctaaggttaaaAAGTGGCTTTCAAATTTCAATTTGTGtgattatgttttacttcattactggttgagACTTATttttaataaacagataattttgttgaaaGTTAAAGAAAACTGACCAGAGTGTTCTATTCTGAGGAAAATAGTGTATAAGATTGacaaagtgggaacatttaaaatatatgctgtgacctgtggagaagtgggactcgaGTAAACTGTTCAGTCCTCCCGCCTTTATTATAACACAGGTCAGAGGCTGATAATTCTgtggcgagtcactcacctcctgtcaccccaatgtctgtccaccatctataaggcacaagtcaggagtgtgatggaatactctccacttgcctggattggtgcagctccaacagcactcaagaagctcgacaccatccaggacaaagcagcccaattaattggcaccccatcgacaaacattaactccctccaccaccgacgcacagtggcagcagtgtgtaccatctacaagatgcactgcagtaattcaccaaggctccatagacagcatcttccaaacccgcaagcaCAACCATCTGGAAGGACAACGACACAAGAAGCATGGACACACTACAACCAGCAAGTTCCTCTCGAAGCCActaagcatcctgacttggaattatgtcgctgttccttcactgtcgttgcgtCAAACCCTGGAATGCCCTTCAAAAGAATACTGTGTCTGGACCTGTcccacatggaatgcagcttcGAACAGCACTGTTATATTAgcgacaccacaaggactgcagccgtCATGTTGAAAGTTCACCCCCACCttcacaagagcaattagggatgggcagtaaataccaCCCTGCTCTATCACCAAAGCGACAGGCCTCGCCCGTGGCCTGCCACCATAGCAACAGGACGCCCCATCGTACTGTCACCACAGTGACAGGCCCTGCTCCATGTACTGTCACCAAGACGACAAGACACCTCTCCTGGCTGCTGGAAATAGTTAGTTAGTGATTTAGTTTCTCTCATCAATGAATTAATTCAACAACtgggtaaagggatatttcagcacattcttcaactgctctctgaactgagtctgggtcacggcataaatcgcagtgtttgtgcagcaactcaggagctgcagcatgaagcccaattcctgcaGAAAACGAGGTGGACTTGCAGAAAAAGACACCGACGTCAAATTCCACACCCGTGTCCATATGGAAAGCACCATTAACGCTGTCCACAACAGAATGAAATTGACCGAGATAACTAGCAGTAAAATAATGgacttccttcggctctccatctgtgCGTCTCTGCGAGTCTCCCcagtgctgtgagcccggagtctgctgcgtgctctgctgctcactaaaatgtgtctgacggtgagagcattgagcagcagaatcaccacaaatgggagccccggggttagaatgtgatggaggaATTCGATTGTTACCCAGACACGAGATATCTGAACATCCCATGTTACAGAACAAAACCAAGGGAGGTTCACCAGCCAATACCAATCtgataacataaaataccagaaggtgTTCTTTAAactgctcagcacagtcactgttcccagagccacagcagccgttttctcgctgcaatatttatatttcagcttctggtaacaaatggccacaaatcgatcaaaggtgaaagtgacggtgaaccagacagaacagtctgtggctgtgtaaagcaggacggcgtggatattacacacagggatgtaatacaggaaccggaa
This Heterodontus francisci isolate sHetFra1 unplaced genomic scaffold, sHetFra1.hap1 HAP1_SCAFFOLD_319, whole genome shotgun sequence DNA region includes the following protein-coding sequences:
- the LOC137366182 gene encoding probable G-protein coupled receptor 139, with translation MDQNLRTMDWNVTTMRRSLSYWFDSLTADDYWITTANRIYYALRMIQHIYYPILAVVGVPVNLLTIGVLSQRTCGLSKCVTRYLVAMSAADLLVIILDLILRHIPIVYREQFRFLYYIPVCNIHAVLLYTATDCSVWFTVTFTFDRFVAICYQKLKYKYCSEKTAAVALGTVTVLSSLKNTFWYFMLSDWYWLVNLPWFCSVTWDVQISRVWVTIEFLHHILTPGLPFVVILLLNALTVRHILVSSRARSRLRAHSTGETRRDAQMESRRKSIILLLVISVNFILLWTALMVLSIWTRVWNLTSVSFSASPPRFLQELGFMLQLLSCCTNTAIYAVTQTQFREQLKNVLKYPFTQLLN